A stretch of Henckelia pumila isolate YLH828 chromosome 4, ASM3356847v2, whole genome shotgun sequence DNA encodes these proteins:
- the LOC140862206 gene encoding putative late blight resistance protein homolog R1B-23 — MFPDDNTGSRIILTTRIANVAKYARPSWTPHLMNPLKDEQSWMLLRGKIFGDKPCPLKLQEIGKMIARDCGGLPLSIVVIGGLLSKVEKTQVAWQSVADNVTSLLISSGDQCSELLRLSYNYLPQQLKACFLYMGVFPKSHEVRVSKLTKMWVAEGFLREVDDQSPEDVAQGCVEDLFDRSLILMSKRNFEGRIKAFRMHDLLLDFCLEEAKREEFLQIPRRRVGLLASHLATERRISIHPLRKKFKHVLIPSNYISCCTPFLRSLVCVGQCYIDPRNFSEFELLRVLEVSQVLFPKFPHHVLELRSIRYIALTCNGDVPASITKLWNLQTLIIIRNRSGRSKYHLPVEIWNMTHLRHLRCDRAHLPDPAGVHIEHIVFESLENLSGLLNLIFTKEVLQRIPNIKKIDVVYEYRGLGVWSDYQLENLGNLHQLKALKIRVIPEIGLFPEWISPTRFDFPLPRSLKTLTLAGVGIPWDDLAVIGSLPYLQVLKLMDHACIGTEWKPNEEEFCELNTLVLEGLKLKHWEADSCHFPSLQRLIIRRCGELEQIPSGMGESLSLDMIELRGCKASVFDSAKNIQKQQVSNGTNIGFRVICHETSGWHEVSQVVNEVVNDVLLPQPQLALYCSYSFTSRWHRWRTIRGVMIYLFWAFGTCSFVHLYVEPSIVIWLGSILFVYCFRGCLAKFI; from the coding sequence ATGTTTCCAGATGACAACACTGGAAGCCGAATCATTTTGACTACTCGGATTGCTAATGTTGCCAAGTATGCTAGGCCTTCTTGGACTCCTCATCTGATGAATCCACTAAAGGACGAACAGAGTTGGATGCTACTTCGTGGTAAAATTTTTGGAGATAAACCTTGCCCTCTGAAATTACAAGAAATCGGAAAGATGATTGCACGTGATTGTGGAGGACTTCCCCTTTCAATTGTGGTGATCGGTGGATTACTTTCAAAGGTAGAGAAAACACAAGTCGCGTGGCAATCCGTGGCCGACAATGTAACTTCACTTTTGATTTCAAGTGGTGATCAATGCTCAGAGTTACTAAGATTAAGCTACAACTATTTACCTCAACAATTGAAGGCATGCTTCCTTTATATGGGAGTTTTTCCAAAAAGTCATGAGGTTCGTGTTTCGAAACTCACCAAGATGTGGGTTGCTGAGGGTTTTCTGAGAGAAGTTGATGATCAAAGCCCAGAAGATGTGGCACAGGGGTGTGTGGAAGATCTGTTTGATAGAAGCCTTATCTTGATGTCTAAGAGGAACTTCGAAGGAAGAATCAAAGCTTTTAGGATGCATGATCTCTTGCTCGACTTCTGCTTGGAAGAAGCCAAGAGAGAGGAGTTCCTCCAAATACCGAGACGTCGTGTCGGTTTACTTGCATCTCATTTAGCAACAGAGCGTCGCATAAGCATTCATCCATTGAGGAAAAAATTCAAGCATGTTCTAATTCCTTCTAACTACATATCATGTTGTACTCCATTTCTTCGCTCGCTTGTATGCGTGGGACAATGCTATATTGACCCACGAAATTTTTCAGAATTCGAACTTCTCAGGGTACTGGAAGTTTCCCAAGTATTGTTTCCTAAATTTCCACATCATGTTTTAGAGCTTAGGAGCATACGCTACATTGCTTTGACATGTAACGGGGATGTACCTGCATCAATAACAAAGCTATGGAATCTCCAAACACTGATTATCATTCGAAATCGGTCTGGAAGAAGTAAATATCATTTACCAGTGGAAATATGGAACATGACACATTTGAGGCATCTAAGGTGTGACAGAGCTCATTTGCCAGATCCAGCGGGTGTTCACATTGAACATATAGTTTTCGAGAGCCTCGAGAATCTTTCAGGGCTATTGAATTTGATATTTACTAAGGAAGTGTTGCAGAGGATTCCCAACATCAAGAAAATCGACGTTGTTTATGAGTATCGCGGTTTGGGAGTATGGTCGGACTACCAGCTTGAGAATCTCGGCAACCTACATCAACTCAAAGCATTGAAGATACGCGTGATTCCGGAAATAGGTTTGTTCCCGGAATGGATTTCACCCACAAGGTTTGACTTTCCACTTCCGCGGTCGCTTAAAACTCTGACCTTAGCTGGGGTGGGGattccttgggatgatttggCCGTCATAGGCTCACTACCTTATCTACAAGTTCTCAAACTGATGGATCATGCTTGCATCGGGACCGAGTGGAAGCCGAATGAAGAGGAGTTCTGTGAACTAAACACTTTGGTACTTGAAGGCCTGAAGTTGAAGCATTGGGAAGCTGATTCTTGCCACTTCCCAAGCCTCCAGCGCCTCATTATTCGACGGTGCGGTGAATTGGAGCAGATACCATCTGGGATGGGAGAAAGCCTGTCACTCGACATGATCGAGTTGCGTGGTTGTAAAGCTTCTGTCTTTGATTCAGCAAAGAATATACAGAAGCAGCAAGTAAGTAATGGAACTAATATTGGTTTTCGAGTTATTTGCCACGAAACATCGGGGTGGCACGAAGTGTCTCAAGTGGTAAATGAAGTGGTAAATGATGTTCTTTTGCCCCAACCACAGCTTGCATTGTATTGCTCCTATTCTTTTACCAGCCGTTGGCACCGTTGGCGGACGATTAGGGGTGTGATGATATACCTTTTTTGGGCATTTGGTACATGTTCATTCGTACATTTATATGTGGAGCCAAGTATTGTAATTTGGCTTGGATCCATTTTGTTTGTTTACTGTTTTAGAGGCTGTTTagctaaatttatttaa